Within Primulina tabacum isolate GXHZ01 chromosome 5, ASM2559414v2, whole genome shotgun sequence, the genomic segment AACTGTTGATTCAACACTTCAGAAGGAAATTGCGTAATAAAAGGAAATTAAGTACGAAGAATTGGTGCCTCCGAACCGCCCCAGGAGTAGTGAAGGTCTTTCAGTGTGGTTTAAACGTGATGGTATATGCAGAGTCCGCAGAATATCATAGACGAAACCAACGCGCCAAATagcaaataaaattaaatattttcgccttaaattaatttcatgattttaatttaatttaagaattgGATTTTCTACTTTTTTTGTATGTTTCTATGGTTTGTGAATCAATTACTCCTGAATTGTTAATTTTTTAAAGATATTTAAACAGATTATATAACATCATAAAAAATGTgaataaaatatgaataataaGATATTTGATTTGACAGAGAGTGTGAGCCACGCTAGTTGATGGAGAGTGAAAGACGAAAATATATGATAAAGTGGAGAACAAATAACATTAATTTagtaaactttaatataaattttttttttcgatttttgtataaatacaaataataatttcgagcaaatataacataatctatataaattaaatagatTGTAAcaaaagaaataatttattattttataataatgtaataaatatatatatatatatgcatcttttgtaaatttaatcaattaaatataaattatatgttaatattttatCAAGATATTAGACTACATATACTAAAATATACttctttatctatatttttaaacttttaaattaattaagataTCATGCCTAACATAAAATTATAACATGATCATTAAATGTTTTAGAGAAACATtatttcacaaaaaaaattttaatatgtaaGCTAAGATACACTAATAGAAACTAAATTTTAAGAAAACAGTTTTTTATCACTCACTCGTTTGTATGAAAATAGATGTAACAAATAGTATTTGaaatccatttttttaaaaaaagaaatagaaatccacttttaataatttttatggagtttaaaaaAGTTTAGAAGTATTCAATATAGACTTTTATATACTCTATAAAAGTTTAGTGATATTCAATGTAAATTTTTGTAGAATTTTTAAAAAGTCACGTTGTATTCAAACTTGACGTTTAAAAACTCTGAAAAGTCTATAAGTattaaaaatatcaataaacttttattgactcCATGAAATTCTATTAAGTACAAGAATTAAAGCATAAggtacaacaataaaatgtcaaaaagTTATTAATGTTCAGTTGTTAgttcaaataaattaaaaatcaatagggttctataaaaaaattaacgAATGTCAATAGAAGTAATGTATAATAAATCTGCAAGATTCtgtgaaaatatttaaaaatttgtgagattcTACAAAAGTAAGTAGAAATATATCAACTTCACCCATGTCTGTCATTTAAAAAAGTCAGCAAATCTCTACAATAAATACACCCCCTTAGTCTGTCGGATAAAGCGAAATGAACTTTACAATCGGGTTTCATTAGTTCTAAATAGAATTATGTATGTTCTTTATTAACAAATTATGACCCAAATTATGGCTGGAACGTCCATGAACTCATCTAACTTttatttggcaaaaacttgtgtgagacggtatcacatgtcgcattttgtgagacggatctgttatttgggtcatcaatgaaaaaatctTACTTTTTATTATGCTAAGATTGACTTATCTCAagtataaagattcgtgagaccgtctcacaaaagacctactattttttatttaatattaatataaaacaGAAATTGAAATTCACGCATTCAATGCGCCAAATCTTTCGTAATAAATCTTAATTGCCATACAATTATAATTGCAAAGAACGACAACTTTCATCTGTTCTATATATAAGGTCAAAAACCTTTGTCCCGAGGGACAAAAAAAGCACGCACTTCACAGATATACACATAATGAAGAGATTTCTCATTTCTTTTGTGTTGATTACTTCGTATTTCGGCTCCGAATTACTTTGCCATGCCGAAGAAGGTGAATCACATGAATCTGGCGAAACTGATGGCAAGTCCACTTTTAATGTGATGGATTTTGGTGCTCGAGGTGTCTCGCCTACCGTCGACACGAAGGTGAAAATGCGAGATAAATCCTATaaacattcaaattttttttttctgatttgTTTCACGTGTATGAATAAATTACATATATTATTAGAATAGATTTAAAACTCGTTAATAATATACGTATTAATAAGGGTGTACACGAGCGACGAGTCGAGCTCAAGTATCATGTTACGCGAGCTcaatttgatttaaattttgtaagCTCGAGTTCGACTCGATTTGGGTTGCATTTTCAATTTCAATATCGAGCTCGATTCTTGAAAACATCGAGTTACTTGAACTCGTGTTTGAAAAGTTCGAAAATATTTGTAGCATATTTtttagtttaaattttatatttatatagacAAAAATAccattaaattatatattatctAATATATATTGTTACTCGAGTAGCTCATGTTGAGCTCGAGCTTGAGTTTTAATCGAACGGCTCACAAGTATGTAGCTTGACTCGCTTGCACTCTTGCatatatggcaaaaacttgtgtgagacggtctcacgtgttGTATTTTGTTAGACATATTTCTTATTCGGGTCATCCatagaaaaatattactttttatgctaagaatatacatatatatatatatatattttgaaccaGATCTTGGGTTCAAAATAAATCACAACActcaagataattatttattggaTAAATTCCCAAAACCAGACTTGGGTTTGGTTCAGTCCATGTctggaaaaaattatttaccggaaaaaaaaaatgtatgtaCTCTCTAGTCTCACATGATTTTCACATATGAAAATCGATACAAAATATATGCTTGAAAACATAGTACTAACATATGATATTTGATTGTCAATTGCTTCAAATATGATACAAAATAAGATTTTAAGTATAAAACTAGAATGACTTTATTAATATCAACATTTATCATACATGTTTGGCTAAAATATATTTACATTTAATGTTCGTTCATAAATTATTATTACCAACTCGCTCGGAATTAGGCACAACAACTAAATTAATTTGAGCACATAAAGTATTTTGGAAGCCAAAAAATTAACAATTTTGGTGCACCAGCTTAAGATACTTTatgttcaaaaatattaaatcaaggtatttatatatatatatatatatatatatttatgataCCAATTGACTCACATTGTACAAAATAATGATCGACACTTTCAATTTTAGGGAgacaaaattaaaacatataCAGTCGAACGATTTTTATACTAAGAAAACCTATTTttgtataaaatttgaaatagttGTTACCgaaaactcatatatttatactATATATATTTAATGATTTGTACATAATTCTCGTATGGAAAAAAACATGTTGGTCCAGAgtacataaattttttatagTTTAGAAAGTGTAGACACATTTTTGTCCTAACAGAGACCAACCCCAAACCCAAATTTGAGTTTAGGATTTAAGGACAATTTACCCTTATTTCTTTGTAGTCACGATTCATTAATATCTTGAATTTTCTTGACAGGCATTTTCAGCCGCTTGGGACGCAGCATGCAAAGTAAACGGAGGGGTGATGTTGGTCCCTTCGGGCCATAAGTTTTCTATCTTACCCGTTGATTTTATTGGAATTAATTGTCAACCAAATCTTGTTTTTcaggtaatttttttaaattgattctCGATATGAAGTATAACCCATTTCTGTATTTTACGTTGAGAATATTGATGTGACATACAAATGCTAACGTCGTATCAGTGTGAAGTGagaaaaaagataaaaatttccaaaaacaaaaataacttactaaaattaaaattttacaacatttGACTAACAAAATCTCAAAAAACTAACATTTGGTAAACAGAAGATACTAAATTGTTTGTGCATGCATATGCCCGCATGTAGGTTGACGGAAACCTTATTGCTCCTCCAAGATCAAATTGGGGCGGGAGACCAAAAGATCATTGGATTTGTTTCAATGGATCCGCGAAGGGATTAGCGATTAGAGGTGCCGGCTCACTTGAGGGCAACGGCCGGAGCTGGTGGAATACTTCCCCCGCCAATCCAGGCGTTAGTCACGAGAAAGATTTGAATGGCGACAGGCCGCATGTAAGTGAAACTCGATCGCTTTGAGAACCCTTGTCATAAAATAGCTAATTGTTTTCATCAATATATATGCATGCAGATGATCCTAGTTGCCTTTGGTAAAAACGTGACGGTAAGTGGAATAACGTTGTTAAACAGTCCTAGGATGCACATGTTCGTCTATGGTAGCGAACAAGTCGAGATGTTTAACGTTAAGGTGTCGTCTCCAGGAAACAGTCCCAATACCGACGGAATCCATGTTTCGAATACTCAACACGTTCGCATCCATCACTCCAATATATCTAGCGGTACATAATCTTCTAATCTATTCATGAATTAATTGTCCCgttgtttaattttaattcgACTTCATTGATGATCTAGCTGTAATTTATATAACAATCCAGGAGACGATTGTGTCTCGATACAAACCGGATGCGATGACATAAGAGTATACAATGTGCATTGCAATCCAGGACATGGATTCAGCGTCGGGGGATTGGGAGAAGGAAGTTCAGAAGCCAGGGTAACCAATGTTTTGGTTAGGGATTCAACGGTGTCGGGCGCCGACTCTTTGACGGGCGTCAGAATAAAAACCTGGCAGGTATTATTCAATAACCTCAATCCCACAATTTATTACAGCCACCGAAGGACTTTGAGGgccattttacagaaaattcagAAAGACTAAAGAACTGTTTATGCACGTTACTTGCACTTGCAGGGTGGCTCCGGCTATGTTCGCAACGTTACATTCTCGAACATTCAAGTTTCCCAAGTCGGGAAACCGATTGTAATCGATCAACACTACAGCGACCGGGTCTCCGGTGACCGCCCGGAGAGCATAAATTCAGCGGTGGCTATTTCAGGTGTAACGTATGAGAACATAACAGGGACGTACAGATCTGCATCTGTTCTTCTTGACTGCAGTGAGACCCAACCTTGCAGAGATATCATAATTCGTGGCGTAATAATGTTAAAACCGATTGATTCCGGAGCTATTGTGGCGCCTAACTGTTCGCATGCGTTCGGTCATGTTCTTGCTAGGAATCCTACGCCTCCGTTGGGTCGTTGCCTGTTCGGTGGCAAGGTACTCTAAGTTGCCGGAATTTGACTAAAGAATCGAGAGCGAGCAGggcaaaatgaaaatttttagactcaaaatgaaaattttttgATTGAGTGTGCACTCGAGTTCTAGTGCAGAGCTAAGAAGAAAAGTGGACTAGAACTCGAAAATAGTAAGCTTAATTAATTTTGCCAGTTTGATTTCGAGAGAAATATATTAGGTTGCAATAAAGAAACATATGATCACATCAATGACAGATTATTTCGAGTCAACTTTTATCATATTCTTGGTTTTCATATTCATTTAAGTTGTTCCAATACTTCGCGCATGATATATTCTGATCCAAGAACCTATAACTATATATTTCtaagaaaataacaaaaatacatttcCTAAATAATTCTAAAAATATTCAACAGTGTGTCAAGTTCCTCCTCAACCTCTTCATCGTGTGTGAGGtatgatttctcaaaccaaCTCAATCTCTAATGGGCTTTGGCTTCAGTTGATGGATTTTGACCGAACATGGGCTTTAACAACTGATGGATTTTGACACAACTTGGGTccaacaattatatatatagattcaTGTAAAATTAATAACCATATTATTGTTGGTTTATTATGAGAATCAATTGTTCTTTATACTCCCATGTAATTAAGTAGCTACTTGGAAGTATTATGATTTATTGGCTTTAAAATTTTTGCAACCTAAGATGTAATGGAAGCTTATTGTTTATCCATATCTATACATCTTTCGACTAGGAAGGGTCTGGTAGCTAGAAGAATTAGAAGATCACTAGTCCCCGGAATAGACATATTAGTATGATCGGGAAATGTTTGCCTTTTGTAGGCAGCCATCGGGTATTCATTTTCGGAGGCTGTAGTTCAGCACTCAAAGAATCTTTTCAAGTTGAGATCTGCGAGATAAAGGGCGAGGGATCGGACAACATCTGGAGCGGAGAGGCCGAGGTCTAAGTAATAAGTATGATCTtgtctgaaaataaaatatattataatataatttatacgaaagataataaaaaaaattggttgaTGTATTACATGACCACTTAATTCAATTTCAAGCCACAAAATGGCCTAGTGGTGACGAATTGATTAGACAACATTGCATGAGGCCATTAGTTTACAAAAAATACAAGTAATCAAAGATCTATTAAGTCCAACATAATCTTTCTCCAAAGTTTCTTTCCACTTCGGTAATGGGGTAAAATAAACTAAATATTAAAGTGATTTCAagtttggactttaattattgtACATAAAGTAGCTTGATTAAGCTCACAATGCATCATAGCTTACTTTTGGACAACATTCCATGTGGCGCAATATTAGATTAATTAGGTCGAGACTCGTAAATTTCAACTGTGTGTGTAATGTTTTGTGGTAATTACTACCATGATTTTGTGgttatacaaaaaaaaaaatgtaatggATGATATtcttatgattaatttttttaaaattccgcAATAACCGAAACATGACTATGTGATAGTTCTCGTTATCAACAAAAATGGTTATTGTTTCGAGCAATGATTTGAGCATGATAACAACAATACAGTACAGTACATTACAGTACAGTTCAATTCAGATAGTatctttttaaattatgaaaCGATTCAAGTATCGTATTTCGATTGTTATGCTAAAAGAattagaaaatatatatttttcatatgATACAGCGcaaattgaaaatttaaaaatgatttcatGCCagcatattttttatatatataaaaaaacacaTATCATTTTAAATGTTGTAGAGGATTAAGAAGTAATATGGTGGATACATTTAAAGATGAACAATGGGGATCAAGTTAGGGATGAGTCAGTTAATggcgaattaattaattttaattagaCAACATATCATAATGCTGTATTTTGTCTCTTTCTATATTTCATCGTTAAGACTTGTGTGTGGATACGAACGGTCTAAACCTAATTCGACGCGCCATTTCATTAAATTATCACTTGTCTAAATCTATCTACATCCTTCGAACACTTCAATCAATTGAGCGGATGGAGGATAAAGAATTGAAAACCTTCAACTTTAagtatgattaaaaaaaaaaaaaatcgacttTATATATATTAACTAAAAGTTGGAAATTGTCGAAAATCGAAAGATATAAAGCTAATAATGAGATTTTACaatataaataactaaaatctAAAGAGATAAATATGATGGTTCAAATAGTAATTTTTTTCCCCAAATGGATTATATTAGTACAAAATTTAAAAGTACattctaaatttttaatatctTTCTCGTTAAAATAAAGTGCTCGATGTTTTCTATATCTAcaatttgtaaactttataatcTCATTCCAAAAATTGCAATGTGAAAGCATGACTACTGATGTTTCATGTTATATAAACGACAAAGATTAAACATAACCACGATACTATAATAATTGATGGGTGATTactttaattttcgaaattcgtttttagaaaaaaaataaaattaaatgaaataataataataataataataataataataataataataataccaaGTAACATCGAGTTACGTTGCTCATGCTTATGCTTTGTATTTTGTCAAAGGATTCCACGTGGGTAAATCAAAATTAAGTGCTAAATGATAAATTATCCCTAATTAaatatgaattaattaaattatttcgaCAACATAAAAGTATTAATTAATGCGAATATTTATTTAGAGAATCATTTGTCCTCTTTAATTTGGGGGTATAAAATTTCTTACacaattttaaaacttatttatatatatattaaatatatttaatttggcTTATTTTGTTAATTAGATACGAAGAATACAGTTCTATCTCGATCGTGATTGGACTAGCCCGTACTTAAGTACTTTGAGGTCGGTCCAAATATTACACAAATTAGGAATTATCGTTAAAGATTTAAGGTTTACTGCACTGTGAGGTTGTTTGAATCGAAGTACGGGTTAATGGGTGACCCGTTCTTTTTGTTTGGATCGGATCGCATAACCAATTcattatatatcaaaataatgACATACTAAATtttcgataaaataaaataaaataatgttatGCTAGATAGAAGACTGGACAATGTTTTATATATTGTTGTATTGCAAGATTGAATTCGAACCAATTGATTTtagatttgaattttttaaaataatatattattatgcCAAAAATACATTAAATTATCGATCTGAGTTTAACGTCGAAACCCTAAAAATGGTACTGGGAATAGGCTCACCAACCTTGACTTACCGACTACCTTCAATCACAAAAATCTTATATTGCGCTCATAtcgatgaatttgatttgaggAAATATTTGATGAGtgaatttcaaataaaatatatcttgGGTTTATTTAAAATCCACCGCAATTATTATTGGAATCATTGAACTTGATATGATATGAAGTTAATTTAAAATCCACTTGAATTTCATTTATCCAAGCTAGAAAAAGAATTGAAatcaatgaatttgaaatccaaCATTTCAAATCCATATATCCAAGAATTAACGAATTTGACACAATAAATTGACGAATCTGACATAATTGATGAAGTTGTGTTTGGATGCATGGATTTGacataattgattttaaatccaTTATTTCAATTACCTTGACTTGTTTGGATGTACCAAATTGAAGTGACTTCAAATTCACTATTTTGCGCAATTTGAATAATATTTGTGGTGGATTTAAAATGTACCCAGGACGAGTGTCTTTAAAAATCTATCTATCACAAATCAAATCTATTAATTCAAGCACAACCTTAACAAGAGTAAGTCTTTTGTGAGAAGGTCTCACGaaattttatctgtgagatgggtcaatactatcgatattcacaatttaaaaaaaaaaattaatcacaaTCAACGTGGGGAAAAAACAAAGTTAGGtaacttaatatatatatatatatttttcatgccaatta encodes:
- the LOC142546727 gene encoding polygalacturonase At1g48100-like, which codes for MLVPSGHKFSILPVDFIGINCQPNLVFQVDGNLIAPPRSNWGGRPKDHWICFNGSAKGLAIRGAGSLEGNGRSWWNTSPANPGVSHEKDLNGDRPHMILVAFGKNVTVSGITLLNSPRMHMFVYGSEQVEMFNVKVSSPGNSPNTDGIHVSNTQHVRIHHSNISSGDDCVSIQTGCDDIRVYNVHCNPGHGFSVGGLGEGSSEARVTNVLVRDSTVSGADSLTGVRIKTWQGGSGYVRNVTFSNIQVSQVGKPIVIDQHYSDRVSGDRPESINSAVAISGVTYENITGTYRSASVLLDCSETQPCRDIIIRGVIMLKPIDSGAIVAPNCSHAFGHVLARNPTPPLGRCLFGGKVL